A single window of Larimichthys crocea isolate SSNF chromosome XII, L_crocea_2.0, whole genome shotgun sequence DNA harbors:
- the armc6 gene encoding armadillo repeat-containing protein 6, with protein sequence MAKRRITQETFDAAVRENMEEFEMDPDEALREAVEQFESQGVELSCIVKAVPAVSSEDKQEEQTHEVLQALDSLRIGKDSASVADMTADIKRFTEHCSLGFAQRYLAAQKDAYPVILSCCKKSLEDQEAVLTALSALAALTDGQPDLLDAEGQQFLLDVLKKYQAVSCVTRVAIHTVRHCCLKHEQNRQDFVKGGVLPLMTGALKQHSGCAELVKEASAALRVMTFDDDVRVTFGHAHEHAKSIVLEHNGLKVLIEAAKAHFDNTSVLSELCATLSRLAVRNEFCQDVCDLGGLKIMMTLLADSYESPELVRQVLSAIRAIAGNDDVKDMVVNAGGVQLIVIAMNRHMSNPAVCEQGCACLSVLALRKPNNCKVIMENGGALAAIQSMKTHSDVVNVQKQACMLMRNLVSRMQNYSQPILEMGAEALIAQALKTHQDCGDVGKAALRDLGCQVQLRELWTGKHGSLTN encoded by the exons ATGGCGAAGCGGAGGATCACACAGGAGACCTTTGACGCTGCTGTCAGGGAAAACATGGAGGAGTTTGAGATGGACCCTGACGAGGCTCTGAGGGAGgctgtggagcagtttgagtCTCAAG gtgTGGAGCTCAGTTGTATAGTAAAAGCAGTACCAGCTGTGTCATCTGAAGACAAGCAAGAAGAGCAAACACATGAAGTCTTACAG GCTTTGGATTCCCTCCGAATTGGAAAAGACTCTGCCAGCGTTGCGGACATGACAGCAGATATAAAACGCTTCACCGAGCATTGCTCACTAGGATTTGCTCAGAGGTACCTGGCAGCCCAAAAAGACGCCTACCCCGTCATCCTCTCTTGctgcaaaaaaagtttggagGATCAGGAAGCTGTGTTGACCGCCCTGTCCGCTCTGGCTGCACTGACAGATGGACAGCCGGACTTGTTGGATGCAGAGGGCCAGCAGTTCCTTTTGGATGTCCTTAAAAAGTACCAGGCAGTTTCCTGTGTGACGCGTGTAGCCATCCACACTGTGCGTCACTGCTGTttgaaacatgaacagaacaggCAGGATTTTGTAAAAGGCGGTGTCCTGCCTCTGATGACTGGTGCCCTGAAACAACACAGTGGATGTGCTGAGCTGGTCAAGGAGGCCTCCGCAGCTCTTAGGGTCATGACCTTCGACGATGATGTCCGAGTTACATTTGGGCATGCTCACGAACACGCCAAGAGTATTGTTCTCGAGCACAATGGACTGAAGGTTTTAATTGAGGCTGCGAAAG CTCACTTCGATAACACTTCTGTTCTGAGTGAGCTTTGTGCGACTTTGTCCCGTCTGGCTGTAAGGAATGAGTTCTGTCAAGACGTCTGTGATCTGGGAGGATTGAAAATCATGATGACGCTGCTTGCAGACAGCTATGAGTCACCG GAGTTGGTTCGGCAGGTCCTCAGCGCAATACGAGCCATAGCAGGAAATGATGACGTGAAAGACATGGTTGTTAATGCTGGGGGAGTCCAGCTCATTGTCATTGCTATGAACAGACACATGAGCAACCCTGCG GTGTGTGAGCAGGGCTGTGCATGCCTCTCTGTACTCGCTTTGCGTAAACCTAACAACTGCAAAGTCATCATGGAGAATGGAGGTGCCTTGGCAGCTATTCAGAGTATGAAGACACACAGTGATGTTGTCAATGTGCAG AAACAGGCGTGCATGTTGATGAGAAACCTGGTTTCACGTATGCAAAACTACAGCCAGCCAATCCTGGAGATGGGAGCAGAGGCCCTGATAGCCCAGGCCCTAAAGACCCATCAAGACTGTGGGGACGTGGGTAAAGCAGCCCTCAGAGATCTGGGATGCCAGGTGCAGCTCCGAGAGCTGTGGACCGGCAAACATGGCAGCCTCACTAACTGA
- the mau2 gene encoding LOW QUALITY PROTEIN: MAU2 chromatid cohesion factor homolog (The sequence of the model RefSeq protein was modified relative to this genomic sequence to represent the inferred CDS: inserted 2 bases in 1 codon; substituted 1 base at 1 genomic stop codon): MAGSTEAPEPWYRTLLGFAEHFRTSSPPKIRLCVHCLQAVFQFKPPPRVEARTHLQLGSVLYRHTKTSELAQTHLETAWFISQQISQFEDVKFEAASILSEFYCQQNLVDSAKPVLRKAIQISQQTPYWHCRLLSQLTQLHALEKDLVSACDLLGVGAEYEVEVNTSDFCRALFVLSKGMLLLMEQKLSEVHPLLTLCGTIIENWQGNPIQKESLRVFFLVLQVTHYQDAGQVKSVKPCLKQLQQCIQTISTLXTMMHSMQVGYLEKAQKYTDQALMQLEKLKMLNNSPILSTFQVILLEHIIMCRLVTGHKATALQEISQVCQLCQQSPRLFTNHAAQLHTLLGLYCISVNCMDNAEAQFTAALQVSFMQSLXQPTVTNLASVYIQEGNRHQELQLYSVLERINPDHNFPVSSHCLRAAAFYIRGLLSFFQGRYNEAKRFLRETLKMSNVEDLNRLTACSLVLLGHIFFVLGNHGESNNMVVPAMQLTSKIPDMSVQLWSSALLKDLNKACGNNIYAHEAAQMHQNFSHRLLQDHIAACSLPEHNLINWTVGLPTVQFQPQNGPTTSLASLL, encoded by the exons ATGGCAGGGAGCACAGAGGCCCCGGAGCCCTGGTACCGAACCCTGCTCGGGTTTGCAGAACATTTCCGCACATCGAGCCCGCCGAAGATCCGTCTGTGCGTGCACTGTCTGCAGGCAGTGTTTCAGTTCAAGCCGCCTCCAAGGGTCGAGGCCCGGACTCACCTGCAGCTGGGCTCGGTGCTGTACCGACACACAAAGACCAGCGAGCTGGCACAGACTCACCTGGAGACAGCG tgGTTCATATCACAGCAA ATCTCTCAATTTGAAGATGTGAAGTTTGAAGCAGCAAGTATCCTGTCAGAGTTCTACTGTCAACAG AACTTGGTGGACTCTGCAAAACCAGTGTTGCGGAAGGCCATCCAGATTTCTCAGCAAACTCCCTACTGGCACTGCAGACTGCTTTCTCAGCTGACA caacTACACGCACTGGAGAAGGACTTGGTATCTGCCTGTGATCTCCTAGGGGTTGGAGCAGAGTATGAGGTTGAGGTAAACACATCAGATTT ctgcagagctCTGTTTGTACTCAGTAAAGGAATG ctgctgctgatggagcagAAGCTGAGCGAGGTCCACCCTCTGTTGACCCTGTGTGGGACCATCATCGAAAACTGGCAGGGAAACCCTATTCAGAAGGAGTCCCTCAGGGTTTTTTTCCTGGTGCTGCAGGTTACACACTACCAGGATGCCGGACAG GTAAAGAGCGTGAAGCCATGTCTGaagcagcttcagcagtgtaTCCAGACCATCTCCACTCT TACAATGATGCACTCCATGCAGGTGGGATATTTGGAGAAGGCGCAGAAGTACACAGACCAAGCTCTCATGCAGCTGGAGAAGCTGAAGA TGCTGAACAACAGTCCCATCTTGTCCACGTTCCAAGTCATCCTGCTGGAGCATATCATCATGTGCCGGCTGGTCACTGGACACAAAGCCACAGCTTTACAGGAG aTTTCTCAGGTTTGTCAGCTCTGCCAGCAGTCCCCCAGGCTGTTTACAAATCATGCTGCCCAGCTTCACACGCTACTG GGCCTCTACTGTATCTCGGTGAACTGCATGGATAATGCTGAGGCTCAGTTCACTGCTGCCCTACAGGTGAGTTTCATGCAGTCACT ATGACAACCCACTGTGACTAACCTGGCCAGCGTCTACATCCAGGAAGGCAACAGACATCAAGAG cttcagctgtacAGCGTTCTAGAGAGAATTAATCCTGATCACAACTTTCCTGTCAG CTCTCATTGTCTACGAGCTGCAGCTTTTTACATCAGAGGGCTCCTGTCTTTCTTCCAAGGACGTTACAATGAGGCCAA AAGATTTTTAAGAGAGACCTTAAAGATGTCTAATGTTGAGGATCTAAACAGACTGACTGCCTGCTCGCTAGTCCTACTGGGCCACATCTTCTTTGTCCTGGGCAACCACGGG gaAAGTAACAATATGGTGGTTCCTGCCATGCAGCTTACCAGCAAGATCCCAGACATGTCTGTGCAGCTCTGGTCCTCTGCACTTCTCAAAG ATCTGAACAAGGCTTGTGGAAACAACATATACGCCCACGAGGCGGCTCAGATGCACCAGAACTTTTCCCATCGGCTCCTGCAGGACCACATCGCTGCCTGCAGCCTCCCTGAACACAATCTCATCAAT TGGACGGTCGGCCTCCCTACTGTGCAGTTTCAGCCTCAGAATGGACCTACTACCAGCCTGGCCAGCCTGCTCTga
- the LOC104924841 gene encoding transcriptional repressor p66-alpha produces the protein MSEEAVRQTRSQKRALERDAAPQSIEPSDADSESKKPKLDPSEPTTQAQTSPSPDPVPAEDDQSRTRDGSEHEKGQEEEQRRLPLPLDSQPVKDDLERTQRQQTAELGSDSRTECNDKASKVRTEPASIDTRSRVRLTEPKASGGMLAAGEVKATIKVEVQTGEQPVDMSTSRGSIKREKRPPSPEDDDVIILSDNDSPSPPMNGLSHFKELDTDLLMKSSPAERERIIKQLKEELRLEEAKLVLLKKLRQSQIQRDTLQKSSNLSGSSAPPPLIRGTITSNKGSQQVLTGRSSGTVIPPPLVRGGQQVSSKHGSQIIMPPLVRGAQPISVSPQQIQALRQQQQQQLAASGGSGPPPLLLGPRTSAPAGQRGMVQPGLIRVGSNANTLMRHKHKAPDQRVRESMLNIRTHNRQASPSSLKGSSSGSGGMSVVNVNDSPASRQAAAKLALRKQLEKTLLEIPPPKPPAPEFNFLPSAANNEFIYLVGLEEVVQNLLDTIHRGKTGVALSKSLVKEPFICTQCNTDFTCRWRQDKTKGGVVLCEQCMSSNQKKALKAEHTNRLKGAFVKALQQEQEIEQRIFQQASSPVSHSSSSSSSLKAEQLVSQQLKQAQSRASSLQHHHQVSRGGNILHHHSIKQSSQGQLSHGVSSVGVRGVPHSFSSSSQLQSAVAAAALVSRPGKHAHVSHRSVQSSKVSSSGIGGGRNISGGSASSSAWKKQSNNNTGVTMAYVNPSLTGHKTSATVDARQREYLLDMIPSRSSISQTANTWK, from the exons ATGTCTGAGGAGGCTGTCCGCCAGACGCGCAGCCAAAAGAGGGCGCTGGAGAGGGATGCTGCACCCCAGTCTATAGAACCCTCCGATGCTGACAGTGAAAGCAAAAAGCCTAAATTGGACCCTTCTGAACCCACAACACAGGCACAAACTAGTCCTTCACCTGACCCTGTACCAGCAGAGGATGATCAGAGCCGGACTAGGGATGGATCAGAGCACGAGAAAggtcaggaggaggagcagaggcgGTTGCCGTTACCTTTGGATTCTCAGCCGGTGAAGGATGATCTAGAGAGGACCCAGAGACAACAGACGGCAGAGCTGGGCTCAGACAGTCGGACTGAGTGCAATGATAAAGCCAGCAAGGTGAGGACAGAGCCAGCATCTATCGATACAAGGAGTCGGGTCCGACTGACCGAGCCGAAGGCGTCCGGTGGCATGCTGGCTGCAGGCGAGGTGAAGGCCACCATTAAAGTGGAAGTTCAGACGGGAGAGCAGCCGGTGGACATGAGCACCTCGAGAGG CAGCATAAAAAGGGAGAAGCGCCCTCCATCCCCTGAAGATGACGACGTCATCATCTTGTCAGATAACGACTCCCCCAGTCCACCAATGAACGGCTTGAGCCACTTCAAGGAGCTGGACACAGACCTGCTCATG AAGAGCAGCCCGGCGGAGAGGGAGCGCATCATTAAACAGCTGAAGGAAGAGCTGAGACTGGAGGAGGCCAAGCTGGTGCTGCTGAAGAAGCTTCGACAGAGCCAGATACAGAGGGACACTCTCCAGAAG TCCTCAAATCTGTCCggctcctctgctcctcctcctctaattCGGGGAACAATTACAAGCAATAAAGGCTCGCAGCAG GTTTTGACTGGCAGGAGTTCAGGCACAGTCATCCCTCCACCACTGGTCAGAGGAGGACAGCAGGTGTCGTCCAAACATGGCTCCCAGATCATCATGCCGCCTCTGGTCAGAGGGGCACAG CCCATCTCTGTATCTCCACAGCAGATCCAGGCTCTCCgtcagcaacagcagcagcagttggcTGCCTCTGGCGGTTCAGGACCCCCGCCTTTGCTGTTGGGCCCGAGGACCTCAGCCCCTGCAGGCCAGAGAGGCATGGTCCAGCCAGGCCTTATCAGGGTTGGCAGCAATGCGAACACACTG ATGAGGCACAAACACAAGGCTCCAGAccagagagtgagggagagcaTGCTGAACATCAggacacacaacagacag GCCTCGCCGTCCAGTCTGAAGGGCTCTTCCTCAGGAAGCGGCGGCATGTCCGTGGTTAACGTGAACGACTCCCCAGCCAGCCGTCAAGCTGCAGCTAAACTCGCCCTACGTAAACAACTGGAGAAGACCCTCTTGGAGATTCCCCCACCCAAGCCCCCAGCCCCAGAGTTTAACTTCTTGCCCTCTGCAGCCAATAATGAGTTCATCTACCTGGTGGGCCTGGAAGAAGTGGTACAGAATCTGCTGGACACAATCCACAGAG GTAAGACAGGTGTAGCACTGTCAAAGAGCCTTGTTAAAGAACCCTTCATCTGCACCCAGTGCAACACTGACTTCACCTGCCGCTGGAGGCAGGACAAGACAAAAGGCGGGGTAGTCCTCTGTGAACAGTGCATGTCATCCAATCAGAAAAAGGCTTTGAAAGCTGAGCATACCAATAGGCTGAAAGGTGCGTTTGTCAAAGCACTGCAGCAAGAGCAGGAAATAGAGCAGCGTATCTTCCAGCAGGCGTCCTCACCAGTCTCCCACAGTAGCTCCTCATCTTCATCGTTGAAAGCAGAGCAGCTGGTGTCTCAGCAGCTGAAGCAGGCTCAGTCCAGAGCGTCCTCcctccagcaccaccaccaggtCAGCCGAGGAGGCAACATTCTTCACCATCACTCCATCAAGCAG AGCTCCCAGGGCCAGCTGTCCCATGGTGTCTCATCAGTCGGGGTGAGGGGCGTCCcccactccttctcctcctcctcccagctgcAGAGCGCAGTGGCGGCGGCAGCTTTGGTCAGCCGGCCAGGTAAGCACGCCCATGTTTCCCACCGCTCTGTCCAGAGTTCAAAGGTGAGCAGCAGTGGAATCGGCGGCGGCAGGAATATCAGCGGAGGTAGTGCCTCATCCAGTGCATGGAAGAAGCAGAGCAACAATAATACAG GAGTCACAATGGCCTACGTGAATCCCAGCCTGACAGGTCACAAGACGTCAGCCACCGTTGACGCCCGTCAGAGGGAGTACCTGCTGGACATGATCCCCTCTCGCTCGTCAATCTCGCAGACTGCAAACACATGGAAATAA
- the ndufa13 gene encoding NADH dehydrogenase [ubiquinone] 1 alpha subcomplex subunit 13, whose protein sequence is MAGSKVKQDMPPPGGYASFDYKRNLPKRGLSGYSMFGIGVGIMVFGYWRLFKWNRERRRLQIEEMEARVALMPLLQAEQDRRALRMLKENLEEEAILMKDVPGWKVGESVFHTDRWVVPLSEELFNLRPREELLHKRFGFLSYV, encoded by the exons ATGGCGGGGTCCAAGGTGAAGCAGGACATGCCTCCTCCGGGAGGATACGCTTCGTTTGACTATAAGAGAAATCTACCGAAACGAGGACTGTCCG GATATAGCATGTTCGGCATAGGCGTCGGCATCATGGTGTTCGGTTACTGGAGGCTCTTCAAGTGGAACAGAGAAAGGAG ACGCTTACAGATTGAAGAGATGGAAGCCAGGGTAGCCCTGATGCCCCTGCTGCAGGCAGAGCAAGACAGAAG GGCCTTACGGATGCTGAAGGAAAATCTAGAGGAGGAGGCGATCCTCATGAAGGACGTTCCAGGCTGGAag GTTGGTGAGAGCGTCTTCCACACAGACCGCTGGGTCGTCCCTCTTTCAGAGGAGCTGTTTAACCTCCGACCCCGTGAGGAGCTTTTGCACAAGCGCTTCGGCTTCTTGTCGTACGTGTAA